From Paraburkholderia acidisoli, one genomic window encodes:
- a CDS encoding hybrid sensor histidine kinase/response regulator, whose protein sequence is MSIPEPKNVQGDALDWTRRWVQSSADYSMFRMTPDGMVASWNEGGVRIEGYQPEEILGQHFSVLYTDDDCRDCIPDSVLDTVRQSGRHDWQGWRRRKDGTTFWASVLTSALGDDGGRFEGAVQVVRDVSENRRAHEAALESEQRFRLLVQGVTDYAIFMLSPEGFVTNWNSGARRIKGYTADEIIGSHFSRFYTPEDAATGLPQRGLDIAAREGRFEAEGRRVRRDGTTFWAHVILDAIHDDDGKLVGFAKITRDITERREAAELLEKTQAALFQAQKMEAIGKLTGGVAHDFNNVLQVLRGNLELLENRHHRDAWSSERLAHAIDAVERGARLASQLLAFGRRQALRPVVVNLAAMVREIDNMLARALGETINVETVVAAGLWNTLVDLHQLENVLLNLAINARDAMPEGGRLTIDLANAVLDDRYVRPFPDVPAGQYVMLGVTDTGTGMPADVVERAFDPFFTTKPEGQGTGLGLSMAYGFVKQSGGHIRIYSEVGHGTTIRIYLPRSMEAAVDPQARPHHVMRGGKETILVVEDDTRVQSTVVDMLTGLGYSVLKADDAEQALAVIRSGVHVDVLFTDVVMPGTLRSPDMARQAATLLPHLKVLFTSGYTQNAIVHGGRLDPGVELLGKPYSREELAHKLRHILGTPGEAIHAVPDSTATARATTAELSAGPLRVLVVEDDAASLEAVSEILQMLGHQAQRALDAAEAMENLKAGRFDVLLTDLNLPGLSGIELARHARAFQPDLYIVFASGETLEEGVVEGFPHGMLRKPYTVNELESALRTAHCGS, encoded by the coding sequence ATGAGCATTCCAGAACCTAAGAACGTGCAAGGCGATGCGCTCGACTGGACCCGACGGTGGGTCCAGTCGAGCGCGGACTATTCCATGTTCCGGATGACTCCCGACGGCATGGTGGCCAGCTGGAACGAGGGTGGCGTCCGTATCGAGGGTTACCAGCCTGAAGAGATCCTCGGTCAGCATTTTTCCGTTTTGTATACCGATGACGACTGCCGTGACTGTATCCCCGATTCGGTGCTGGATACTGTCCGTCAGTCCGGACGCCATGACTGGCAGGGGTGGCGCCGCAGGAAAGATGGCACCACCTTCTGGGCGAGCGTGCTTACCAGCGCATTGGGCGACGATGGCGGCCGATTCGAAGGTGCGGTTCAGGTGGTGCGCGACGTAAGCGAGAACCGGCGGGCGCATGAAGCCGCGCTCGAGAGCGAGCAACGTTTCCGGCTGCTCGTGCAGGGAGTGACGGACTATGCAATCTTCATGCTCTCGCCCGAGGGGTTCGTGACGAACTGGAACAGCGGTGCCCGGCGAATCAAGGGTTACACCGCGGACGAGATCATCGGCTCGCATTTCTCACGGTTTTATACGCCGGAGGATGCCGCCACGGGCCTGCCGCAGCGCGGTCTGGACATTGCGGCCCGCGAAGGCCGGTTTGAAGCGGAGGGCCGTCGGGTGCGTCGGGACGGGACAACCTTCTGGGCGCACGTCATACTCGACGCAATTCACGACGACGATGGAAAGCTGGTCGGGTTCGCGAAAATTACACGTGACATAACCGAACGGCGCGAGGCGGCTGAGCTTCTGGAAAAGACGCAGGCAGCATTGTTCCAGGCGCAGAAAATGGAGGCGATCGGCAAGCTGACGGGAGGTGTGGCGCATGACTTCAACAACGTCCTGCAGGTGTTACGAGGTAATCTCGAACTGCTCGAAAACAGGCATCACCGTGACGCCTGGAGCAGCGAGCGACTTGCGCATGCCATCGATGCTGTCGAGCGGGGCGCGAGACTGGCGTCCCAGTTGCTCGCCTTTGGCCGGCGGCAGGCGTTGCGTCCAGTTGTAGTCAACCTGGCTGCCATGGTGCGAGAGATTGATAACATGCTGGCCCGCGCGCTTGGTGAGACGATCAATGTCGAGACAGTTGTGGCCGCCGGCCTGTGGAACACACTGGTCGATCTTCACCAGCTTGAGAACGTACTGCTGAACCTGGCAATCAACGCGCGAGACGCGATGCCTGAGGGCGGGCGCCTTACCATTGATCTGGCCAACGCGGTGCTGGACGATCGCTACGTGCGTCCTTTCCCGGATGTGCCGGCGGGACAGTACGTGATGCTGGGGGTGACCGACACCGGAACCGGCATGCCAGCCGATGTCGTCGAGCGCGCCTTTGACCCGTTCTTTACCACCAAACCGGAAGGGCAGGGCACAGGCCTCGGGCTCAGTATGGCGTACGGATTCGTCAAACAGAGCGGCGGACACATCCGGATCTATAGTGAAGTGGGACACGGCACGACCATCCGGATCTATCTGCCAAGGTCGATGGAGGCCGCAGTTGATCCACAGGCGAGACCTCATCACGTAATGAGAGGAGGTAAGGAAACCATTCTGGTCGTCGAGGATGATACAAGGGTTCAGTCCACTGTCGTCGACATGCTCACGGGACTGGGCTACTCGGTGCTCAAGGCTGACGACGCGGAGCAGGCGCTCGCCGTCATCCGGAGCGGCGTTCACGTTGATGTGCTATTCACCGACGTCGTGATGCCGGGTACCTTGCGAAGCCCGGACATGGCCCGCCAGGCCGCCACTTTGCTACCGCATCTGAAGGTACTGTTCACATCAGGTTACACCCAGAATGCAATCGTTCATGGGGGGCGCCTGGACCCAGGCGTCGAACTTCTGGGAAAACCGTATAGCCGGGAAGAACTTGCGCACAAGCTGCGCCATATTCTCGGCACGCCGGGAGAGGCCATCCACGCGGTCCCGGATAGTACGGCTACCGCGCGAGCCACTACCGCCGAGCTGTCTGCGGGGCCGTTGCGTGTCCTTGTCGTCGAAGATGATGCTGCTTCTCTGGAAGCCGTCAGCGAGATTCTTCAGATGCTCGGTCATCAAGCACAAAGGGCGCTGGATGCTGCGGAGGCGATGGAAAATCTCAAGGCTGGCCGATTTGATGTCCTGCTGACTGATCTGAATCTTCCTGGCCTGTCGGGCATCGAATTGGCACGACACGCTCGTGCGTTTCAGCCCGACCTGTATATTGTATTTGCGTCGGGAGAGACATTGGAAGAGGGCGTGGTGGAAGGGTTTCCTCACGGAATGCTGCGCAAACCTTACACCGTCAACGAGCTCGAAAGCGCGCTGCGGACAGCGCATTGCGGATCATAG
- a CDS encoding DUF3564 family protein: MRLTILINGPDPTVNHDYALLCLDMDKLQWSREAHSGVDLPEWGELDTFGGRIVLTGSSEHETLCILNGLQISRRGEISDADGVAFMSNPSQPRTTWHWRLQAVDWTKIRAENALFGGKAQAGHQEFRHVPS, from the coding sequence ATGCGTTTGACGATCTTGATCAATGGTCCCGATCCGACTGTCAACCATGACTATGCCTTATTGTGTCTCGACATGGATAAACTGCAATGGTCTCGCGAAGCGCATTCCGGCGTCGACCTGCCGGAATGGGGCGAGCTGGACACGTTCGGAGGGCGAATCGTCCTGACCGGCTCCTCGGAGCACGAAACACTTTGTATTTTGAACGGACTGCAGATTAGCCGCCGTGGCGAAATCAGCGATGCTGATGGCGTTGCGTTCATGAGCAATCCTTCTCAGCCGAGGACAACCTGGCACTGGCGCCTGCAGGCGGTGGATTGGACTAAAATCCGGGCAGAAAACGCGCTTTTTGGAGGCAAAGCGCAGGCGGGCCATCAGGAATTCCGTCACGTGCCGAGCTAA